A section of the Humulus lupulus chromosome 2, drHumLupu1.1, whole genome shotgun sequence genome encodes:
- the LOC133818440 gene encoding probable lipid-A-disaccharide synthase, mitochondrial isoform X2, producing MASLKKLSPLPIRFSGVGGSLMAKQGLTSLFPIEDISVMGIWELLPHINKIRAKLKATIEAALLFQPHVVVTVDNKGFSFRLLKKLRVRYNQLNLDGPVHFHYVAPSFWAWKGGEARLKGLTEFVDHVLCILPFEEGACRANGLGATFVGHPIVEDVMELNSERNSSPCKWKIEGKSEDFKEKNAIPSGATVVSLLPGSRLQEVTRMLTIFANTMDLLKESFPELVTVIHIAPNRHVESYIGGIVSKWPVPAILVPGGSPHLKYDALSASKVSLCTSGTVAVEMQLSQVPCVVAYRAHFLTEWFVRYKAKIRYASLPNILMDSAIIPEAFFHSCTHTKLATLLTELIHNDHLREEQIAAAEKVIRLLLPPERTINNLGQQDLMLSFPIQSPSMLAAFLILYHEKQ from the exons ATGGCATCCCTAAAGAAGCTCTCTCCTCTTCCCATCAGATTTTCTGGTGTTGGAGG GTCCCTGATGGCCAAACAAGGGTTAACATCTCTGTTTCCCATAGAGGATATCTCTGTGATGGGTATATGGGAGCTGTTGCCACACATAAATAAAATCAGA GCTAAGTTGAAGGCGACAATAGAGGCTGCACTTCTGTTTCAACCTCATGTTGTTGTAACAGTTGATAACAAGGGTTTTTCTTTTCGTCTTCTAAAGAAGTTACGAG TTAGATACAATCAGCTCAATTTGGATGGTCCAGTACACTTCCATTACGTGGCACCTTCCTTTTGGGCGTGGAAAGGGGGTGAAGCAAGACTCAAAGGCCTAACGGAATTTGTGGATCATGTCTTGTGTATACTTCCATTTGAGGAAGGAGCGTGCAGAGCCAACGGGCTAGGTGCAACTTTCGTGGGCCACCCCATTGTAGAGGATGTTATGGAATTAAATTCA GAAAGGAATTCTTCACCATGTAAGTGGAAGATAGAAGGAAAATCAGAAGATTTCAAAGAGAAAAATGCAATACCTTCAG GAGCTACTGTTGTTTCGTTGCTTCCTGGAAGCAGATTACAAGAGGTCACTAGAATGCTCACAATATTCGCAAATACTATGGACCTGTTGAAAGAGTCCTTTCCTGAGTTGGTAACTGTAATTCATATTGCTCCTAATCGGCATGTTGAAAGCTACATTGGCGGAATTGTTAGTAAATGGCCTGTGCCGGCTATATTGGTTCCAGGAGGCTCCCCACACCTGAAATATGATGCATTAAGC GCGAGTAAGGTTTCACTATGTACTTCCGGTACAGTTGCCGTGGAGATGCAGCTTTCACAGGTACCATGTGTTGTAGCTTATCGAGCCCATTTTCTAACTGAGTGGTTTGTTCGATATAAAGCAAAGATACGTTATGCTTCCCTCCCCAACATTCTTATGGATTCGGCTATTATCCCTGAAGCTTTCTTCCATTCATGCACACACACAAAACTGGCTACATTATTAAC TGAATTAATACATAACGATCACCTTCGAGAAGAACAGATTGCTGCTGCGGAAAAGGTCATCAGACTTCTGCTACCGCCAGAAAGAACTATAAATAACTTGGGTCAGCAAGATTTGATGCTCAGCTTCCCTATTCAGTCCCCAAGTATGTTAGCAGCCTTCCTCATTTTGTACCATGAGAAACAATGA
- the LOC133818440 gene encoding probable lipid-A-disaccharide synthase, mitochondrial isoform X1 has product MLFKPIWNVKGEKHTGLLRLLSRHLSVSSRTVIDKAAKDGEVRVFIVSGEVSGDTIASRLMASLKKLSPLPIRFSGVGGSLMAKQGLTSLFPIEDISVMGIWELLPHINKIRAKLKATIEAALLFQPHVVVTVDNKGFSFRLLKKLRVRYNQLNLDGPVHFHYVAPSFWAWKGGEARLKGLTEFVDHVLCILPFEEGACRANGLGATFVGHPIVEDVMELNSERNSSPCKWKIEGKSEDFKEKNAIPSGATVVSLLPGSRLQEVTRMLTIFANTMDLLKESFPELVTVIHIAPNRHVESYIGGIVSKWPVPAILVPGGSPHLKYDALSASKVSLCTSGTVAVEMQLSQVPCVVAYRAHFLTEWFVRYKAKIRYASLPNILMDSAIIPEAFFHSCTHTKLATLLTELIHNDHLREEQIAAAEKVIRLLLPPERTINNLGQQDLMLSFPIQSPSMLAAFLILYHEKQ; this is encoded by the exons ATGTTGTTTAAACCAATATGGAATGTGAAGGGTGAAAAACATACAGGCTTATTAAGGCTTTTGAGTAGACATTTATCAGTTTCCAGCAGAACTGTGATAGACAAGGCAGCAAAAGATGGAGAAGTGAGGGTTTTTATAGTTTCTGGAGAGGTTTCAGGGGATACAATTGCTTCACGACTCATGGCATCCCTAAAGAAGCTCTCTCCTCTTCCCATCAGATTTTCTGGTGTTGGAGG GTCCCTGATGGCCAAACAAGGGTTAACATCTCTGTTTCCCATAGAGGATATCTCTGTGATGGGTATATGGGAGCTGTTGCCACACATAAATAAAATCAGA GCTAAGTTGAAGGCGACAATAGAGGCTGCACTTCTGTTTCAACCTCATGTTGTTGTAACAGTTGATAACAAGGGTTTTTCTTTTCGTCTTCTAAAGAAGTTACGAG TTAGATACAATCAGCTCAATTTGGATGGTCCAGTACACTTCCATTACGTGGCACCTTCCTTTTGGGCGTGGAAAGGGGGTGAAGCAAGACTCAAAGGCCTAACGGAATTTGTGGATCATGTCTTGTGTATACTTCCATTTGAGGAAGGAGCGTGCAGAGCCAACGGGCTAGGTGCAACTTTCGTGGGCCACCCCATTGTAGAGGATGTTATGGAATTAAATTCA GAAAGGAATTCTTCACCATGTAAGTGGAAGATAGAAGGAAAATCAGAAGATTTCAAAGAGAAAAATGCAATACCTTCAG GAGCTACTGTTGTTTCGTTGCTTCCTGGAAGCAGATTACAAGAGGTCACTAGAATGCTCACAATATTCGCAAATACTATGGACCTGTTGAAAGAGTCCTTTCCTGAGTTGGTAACTGTAATTCATATTGCTCCTAATCGGCATGTTGAAAGCTACATTGGCGGAATTGTTAGTAAATGGCCTGTGCCGGCTATATTGGTTCCAGGAGGCTCCCCACACCTGAAATATGATGCATTAAGC GCGAGTAAGGTTTCACTATGTACTTCCGGTACAGTTGCCGTGGAGATGCAGCTTTCACAGGTACCATGTGTTGTAGCTTATCGAGCCCATTTTCTAACTGAGTGGTTTGTTCGATATAAAGCAAAGATACGTTATGCTTCCCTCCCCAACATTCTTATGGATTCGGCTATTATCCCTGAAGCTTTCTTCCATTCATGCACACACACAAAACTGGCTACATTATTAAC TGAATTAATACATAACGATCACCTTCGAGAAGAACAGATTGCTGCTGCGGAAAAGGTCATCAGACTTCTGCTACCGCCAGAAAGAACTATAAATAACTTGGGTCAGCAAGATTTGATGCTCAGCTTCCCTATTCAGTCCCCAAGTATGTTAGCAGCCTTCCTCATTTTGTACCATGAGAAACAATGA